In bacterium, the following are encoded in one genomic region:
- a CDS encoding EAL domain-containing protein, with translation MPGDSKTDYFVLRAEWLRYKSNLYDKNTNLPTLSIVFDDARKMVEEHGTIGLMLIDFGRQKNFEATYGWQKYDEVLRHVSEILEESRNELLHEKDLIAISHIRGDEFILFLNPPADRPWNESALEVVSEKMRNSIKRKLERFSNQRWHSNVKVHTGYASVLRDPTIRIERSIQRALATAREVSGREVEHEMIRRHIALQKIISQNSILILFQPIVFLDNLRVLGYEALSRGPEDSGFEGTEILFTFAESTNMLLDLERLCRKNALRAAQSLNISHKLFLNSSAKALQDKDFTADQLAEYVSELGLQQDGIVLEITERVAIQEWVAFKKVLRQFRNHGFQIAIDDMGAGYSSLQAIAELEPDYLKFDVSLVRNIQENLIKKGLLETLVSLSSKINASVIAEGIEEKEEYEVLRSLGVQLGQGYYFASPSIQPPHVSAIL, from the coding sequence ATGCCTGGCGATTCGAAAACGGATTATTTTGTTCTTCGCGCCGAATGGCTGCGATACAAAAGCAATCTTTACGATAAGAATACGAATCTTCCAACTCTCTCCATCGTTTTTGATGACGCTCGAAAGATGGTGGAAGAACACGGCACCATCGGCCTCATGCTGATTGATTTCGGCAGACAGAAAAATTTTGAAGCAACGTACGGCTGGCAAAAGTACGATGAAGTGCTTCGCCATGTGTCGGAAATTCTCGAAGAATCCAGAAATGAGCTGTTGCACGAGAAGGATCTCATCGCCATTTCCCATATTCGTGGAGATGAATTCATCTTATTCTTGAATCCGCCTGCCGACCGTCCGTGGAATGAATCTGCGCTCGAGGTAGTCAGTGAAAAAATGAGGAACTCGATCAAGCGCAAACTGGAGCGCTTCAGCAATCAACGTTGGCATTCGAATGTGAAGGTTCATACCGGCTATGCTAGCGTGCTTCGGGATCCGACAATCCGCATCGAGCGTTCGATTCAGCGCGCTTTAGCGACAGCGAGAGAAGTCAGTGGTCGAGAAGTAGAGCATGAAATGATTCGCAGGCACATCGCGCTGCAAAAAATCATTTCACAGAACTCCATTTTAATCCTGTTTCAACCCATAGTTTTTCTGGACAACCTCAGGGTTCTCGGTTACGAGGCGTTGAGCCGCGGACCTGAAGACAGCGGGTTTGAAGGCACCGAAATCCTTTTCACTTTTGCTGAAAGCACAAACATGTTGCTTGATCTGGAACGTCTGTGCCGCAAGAACGCGTTGCGCGCCGCACAGTCCTTAAACATTTCTCACAAACTGTTTCTGAATTCCTCCGCCAAGGCGCTTCAGGACAAGGATTTTACGGCGGATCAGCTGGCAGAATACGTTTCTGAACTGGGATTGCAGCAGGATGGAATCGTCCTGGAAATCACTGAGCGTGTGGCGATTCAGGAATGGGTCGCATTCAAAAAAGTGCTCCGGCAATTCAGGAATCACGGTTTTCAAATTGCGATCGATGATATGGGAGCGGGATACAGTTCCTTACAGGCAATTGCTGAGCTGGAACCGGATTACTTGAAATTTGATGTCTCTCTTGTGCGCAATATTCAGGAGAATTTGATTAAGAAGGGCTTGCTGGAAACCCTGGTTTCGCTGTCCTCAAAAATTAATGCATCGGTGATTGCTGAAGGAATCGAAGAGAAAGAAGAGTACGAAGTTTTAAGATCCTTGGGCGTCCAACTCGGTCAGGGCTACTACTTTGCTTCCCCTTCGATTCAACCCCCGCACGTTTCGGCCATCCTGTAA
- a CDS encoding response regulator, which yields MGKKILLVDDEEDILDFLELILEEQGYSVIKATSGTDALAAAQMHRPELILLDIMMPEMDGWEVLKLLKADEEVTHIPVAMLTARTEMKDKIQGLQEGAIDYICKPFATKELLDKLEIILAQVRK from the coding sequence ATGGGGAAGAAGATTCTCTTAGTGGATGACGAAGAAGATATTCTGGACTTCCTTGAGCTAATCCTGGAAGAACAGGGATATTCTGTCATCAAAGCAACTTCCGGAACAGACGCACTGGCTGCAGCACAAATGCACCGTCCCGAGCTCATTCTACTCGACATCATGATGCCCGAAATGGACGGTTGGGAAGTACTGAAACTGCTCAAAGCCGACGAGGAAGTGACACATATACCCGTTGCAATGTTGACTGCCCGCACTGAAATGAAAGACAAAATTCAAGGATTGCAGGAAGGAGCAATTGACTACATTTGCAAGCCCTTCGCGACGAAAGAGTTGCTTGATAAGCTGGAAATCATCCTTGCTCAAGTAAGAAAATAG